ACTCAATGGAATCTCAAAATAGCTCCTGAAAAGGTGCAAACAACCTCCCCATACCAGTACTTAGGTACTATTGTTAATGAAAAAAGTATTTAGCCTTAGAAAGTAGCTCTTTGTAAGAACAAATTACAAACTCTGAATAACTTTCAACAGTTATTAGGGGATATTAATTGGCTGTGCCCAATGCTAGGTATTGCTCCTTATCAACTCACTCATCTTTATCAAACCCTCCAAGGAGATTCTTCATTAGATTCCCCTCAGCAACTTACTAAGGAGGCAGAAGCTGAATTACAGCTTGTAGAACAGATGTTTCAGCAACGACATGCCTCCCGGCTACAACCACAAAagactttgcttttgttttttcttgctacCCCCCATTCTCCAGCAGGACTTTTAGGTCAATTCATAGACAACATTATAATGGTAATAGAATGGTTTTTTTAATCCAAACAGTAAAATCTTTATCTTTCTTTAGTCACACAATTTATAACAATAGGCAGGCATAGATCAAAAATGCTTACAGGATATGATCCTGATAAAATTATTGTTACCTTGGATTCCCAACAACAGGCTGAGGCCTGGAGGTGTCGACTGCATGGCAGATCACTTTCCCTGATTTTGTAGAAATAATAGATAACCATTATCCATCAGAcaaaattttgcaattttataaaattcacccttttattCCCCCTGTGATTACTCATCACAAACCCATTTCAGGTGGACAGACCTATTTTACCGATGGCTCTTCCAAAACCTGCACAGCCATTTATGGACTTAAACATACTCAAATAATAAAGACCCTTAGAGTTTCAGTTCAGCACTCCGAATTAATGGCAGTTATTCAAGTTTTAAAGCTCAACCTTTATTTCCTATTGTCTGTAATTCAGCCTATGTTGTAAATGTAGCTAGTTGCATTAAAACTGCCACTATCAAGAGCACCTTAAAACCAGAACTGCTTAACCTATTTCTGAGACTCCAAAAAGCTGTTTGCTCTCATGCTGCCccttttcatatttcttgtaTCTGATCTCACGCGCAATTTCCTGAGCTACTATCTCTAGGTAATGATAGAGCAGATAAATTCATCAGTTCTGTATTTCAATAAGCCCAAGCTTCCCATGCTTTACTGCATCAAAACACCTCTGCCCTTACTCGTTATGTGTCATCTGCCTCGCAGCCAGGTTCGAGCTGTTGTACAAGCCTGCCCCACTTGCCAGCATATCCCTGGTGTTGCACCCGTGGAAGGATGCAACCCATGAGGCTTGGctccagatgaaatctggcagaTGAATGCTACATATAGAGAGAGAGCAGCCTTTGGCAAACTCCGCTATGTTCATGTAACTATAGACGCTTACTCCCATATATTACATGCCACATGCCAAACTGGGGAAACAGCTGGTCATGTCTGACGATATTGTCTGTCATCATTCGCCCATATACAGGTCCCTAAACAATTTAAAACTGACAGTGGACCTGCTTATGTTAGTCATGCTTTCCAAATTTTTTACAATTGTGGGCAATCAATCATAAAACAGGAATTCCATACAATTCCTGAGGGCAAGGCATTATTGAGCGGGCACACCAAACACTACAACGTatgctgaaaaaacaaaaagggagaaTAGGAGACCAATTACCACCTCAAACAAAATTACATTTAGCCTTGTTTACtactattgtttttttttgttttttttgttttttttgagacggagtctcgctctgtcgcccaggctggagtgcagtggccggatctcagctcactgcaagctccgcctcccgggtttacggcattctcctacctcagcctccggagtagctgggactacaggtacccgccaccgcgcccggctaatttttgtatttttagtagcagcagggtttcaccgtggtcttgatctcctgacctcgtgatccacccgccttggcctcccaaagtgctgggattacaggcatgagccaccgcgcccggctgccttGTTTACTTTAAATTGTTTGACTCCTGGTATGGAGGGCAAGACTCCAGCAAAACGACACTGGCAAGTGCTAGAGGAAAAGAGGCAAGTTTATCCAAAAGTGTTATGGAAATCCCTGGAAGAGGGACAATGGAAAGGTCCGGTGGATTTGCTGACGTGGGGACGAGGGTATGCTTGTGTTTTACAGGAGATGGACAAACCGTGTGGGTGCCCTCCAGGTGTGTGTGACCATGGAATGGGAGACCAGAGGGATCCATGGTATTCAACCATGGGCCTGTTCCCTCCAGTACGAGCCATGAGCCAGCGGAATCTGAATGCGAAGACAGAACGAGGGCCGACCGGAGTCACAATGACAGCCAACCCCATAACatggggacagatcaagaaaaCCACACAGGAAGCTGAGAAACTGCTGGAGCGCCAGGGTCAGGCAAAAACCCCTGACTCCATGTTCTTGGCCATGCTAGCTGTAGTGTCCTGTGCGGTATGTTTCCCCTGTGTAGAGGCAAAAACATATTGGACATATGTTCCTAACCCACCAGCAGTGCGATTGGTACTCTGGAGTGACACTCCTCCTGAAATATATCATGATCAGGGAGCATGGGCACCAGGACCCCTAACTCCCCCTGACACAGAACAATAGCATCAATTACACCACCCCATTGGAAGGACTCCCTTTATGTATCACCACGGATATGTCACTCAACTGCAGCTGTCTTGCAGTCCAATCTTAGGCATGGTTAAATCACCACGGAAAAATTATGTATTCATTAGGCCTCAGCTCCATTAATGTTACTGGTGTGTTCACCAATCACTTCTGGCCCCATCACTCAAATTGTATTGATTATACGGAATGGGCTCCCTTTGATATTTCTCACCCCCCTCCTTGGACCCAGTGTCTTGGCCCCTTGGCCAGACAACTCTGTGTGAATGGGAAACATTGACTGGGGTTCCCTTGGCCATTTAGATGGGAAAGATGAAAATCAGATCTCTTGGCACAAACTTCACTGGCACTGGTGGCGGACCTTCAACACCTCTTCGCCACATCACACTGGGATTCAATCCCCCAGTTGACTGCACAACTTGCTTGGCACAGGACAGGCTTTAGCCCAGCCTTACCTTAGTGGCGTCATCTAGGAAAAAGAGGCCCAATTCAGGAATCAATATGGAAGGCAACACTCCCATTTATGAATAACAGCATCTGGGTTAGAACATTATCCAATAATAGTAATATTACTCAACACAGTTTTAATATcacctttgtaaaaaatattaccaatttatggtttgtggggtttttttgttgttgttgtggttatttgagatggagtcttgctgtgtcacccaggctagagtgcagtggtgcgatctcaggtcactgcaacctctgcctcccgggttcaagcagttctctgcctcagcctcccgagtagctgggattataggcgcccaccacaccaggctattttttgttttttgtatttttagtagaaatggaatttcaccatcttggccaggctgctcttgaactcctgacctggtgatccacctgccttggcctcccaaagtgctgggattacaggcgtgagccaccacgcctggctggtttgtatttttaattcctATGTTTTTCTAGCATCTAAGAAGGAGCAACTCCAAGTAAACATCACCCAATTGACTTGTGACTCTTGTCAACTGTATCACTGCCTCAATCATAGCACAATACAAACACACAACATCCCCACTCTAATAATTCTGGGTCGTATCCCTGGGTTATGGATCCCTGTCAATTTGTCCAAACCTTGGGCTGCCACCCCTGCTTTACATTTTGTAAAACTCCTTACCCAGCTCACTCATTGTGCACATAAAGCCTTAAACATAGTAATTTTTACTGTAATCTCAGTCACACGAATAACCTCAGTTGTGGTGTCCTCAGTAGCACTACATAGTTCTATTCAAACAGCCCAATATGTAGAAAATTGGACACGTACAGCCAACCAGGCATGGatgcttcaaaataaaattaataccgAATTACAAACAAAGGTAGCAGTGTTAAAGACTACTGTTCTGTGGCTGGGAAAGCAGGTACAAAGTTTGCAATTGCAGAAGCAATTGCACTGTCATTTCAATCATATTCATATTTGTGTGATCAATTTGGAATAGAACCAAAGTAAATATCCATGGAACCTTGTAAAAGCTCATTTGCAGGGAGCTTTTACATCCAATATTACTTTTGATATCAGTAACTTACAGAGTAAAATTCTTAACTTGAATAAGCAAACTTAAAAATAACAGCCCTCTTTTAGAAGCTTAAACAGAATTCCAGCAGGACTTAGATAGCCTCAACCCCTGGACCTACTTAAACATAACCTCAATGTCTCTTTTAGAAGAATAATGTTGTTATGTCTCTGTTTTTTTGCTTATAGTCTATAGGATCAGGTGAACCACCAACCAGCAATTGAAAGCTGCACAGCCTGAAATTACCTTTATTCAattaatgcaaaaacaaaaagggggagatGTTGGAGGCCGAAGGAATGAGGGTCGTGACCAACTCAATATACTACTGGAGGCTCTATGagcaaacagcaaactgttctcaTGAAAGCAAGATGCtggcaaactgacaaactgtgTCTGCCACCAGAAGGAATGCTGGGGGCAGTCATGTCCCAGGTCCCATGCTCCTTGAGGTTATCTACAGGAACATCTAGAACCTGTTGAACAAAGAAAGCAATCATGTGGGCCTGTGTTAAATAGCTGACTGACAGTTACCCCTTCCTCCCTATTCACTCTACCTAATAAATATGAAGGGCTGTAAAAGCTCAGGGCCCTTGTTCCCTAGAAT
The sequence above is a segment of the Macaca nemestrina isolate mMacNem1 chromosome 20, mMacNem.hap1, whole genome shotgun sequence genome. Coding sequences within it:
- the LOC105488055 gene encoding endogenous retrovirus group K3 member 1 isoform X1: MEGKTPAKRHWQVLEEKRQVYPKVLWKSLEEGQWKGPVDLLTWGRGYACVLQEMDKPCGCPPGVCDHGMGDQRDPWYSTMGLFPPVRAMSQRNLNAKTERGPTGVTMTANPITWGQIKKTTQEAEKLLERQGQAKTPDSMFLAMLAVVSCASIGSGEPPTSN
- the LOC105488055 gene encoding endogenous retrovirus group K3 member 1 isoform X2, yielding MDKPCGCPPGVCDHGMGDQRDPWYSTMGLFPPVRAMSQRNLNAKTERGPTGVTMTANPITWGQIKKTTQEAEKLLERQGQAKTPDSMFLAMLAVVSCASIGSGEPPTSN